The DNA window TAAAATCCACTCTTCCATCAGCGGTAAAATAAAATATAACTTTATTGTTATCAAAGGTATACTCTACATCTATTAATTTCATATCCAAATTATGACATTCTATTTTTCTAAGACATGTCTCAAATGCTTCCTTCTCTTTTCTAACATTCTCTTCATTAATTACAATATCCTCCTCAGTTGCTACTCTTAGAACTTTTTTAAGGGGAGGAACTATTTCTTCTTCACTTATTTCCTTGATTCCAACTACTGCCTGGCCAAATTCAATTCCTCTAGCAGTCTCTACAATAACATAATCATCTTTTTTGATATCTATATTATCGGGGTCAAAGTAATATATTTTCCCGGCCTTTTTAAATCTAACTCCTACGACAGTTACCATTCTTCTTATACCTCCTGAATATTTAAAAGCATTACTTCAATGGCAAGTTGAAAGTTTACATTGGAGTGGATATCTTCCTTAGTTCTTCTCACTACATCTAGTATATCCATTATTTTTTGCTTTGATAATTTTTGACATTGATAAGAAATTGAGTCAGCTTTATCCTTATTTATTAAAAACCCCACATTTTTTGTCTCTTTATATATCAGTAGGTCCCTGTACCATAATAAAATAATATCCATAACTTCGTCAATAAGCTCTTTATTTTGTTCGAAAAATTCACTAATAGAAAAAATCTTAAGTTTATCTCCGTTTATAACTGTATTTAATTTCTCTATTATTTCATCCCTAAGCAGTTTAAAGTCATCTGACTTAGATAATTCTATAGCCTTCCCTATTATTCCATTTGAAAATGAAGCTATAAATCTTGCCTGCTCTTCTGATCTACCAAAATTATTTACCAATGCCTTCTCTATCTTATGCCTCTCTATGGGAGTAAACTTTACTATTTGACATCTTGAAACTATGGTTGGAAGTAAACTGTAACCATTAGTAGCCAGCAGCATAATTATTGCATATCCTGGAGGTTCCTCTAAAGTTTTCAAAAAGCTATTTTGCGCCTGTTGCGTCATCTTATCTACATCGTCTAATATATATATTTTCCTGTTTGATTCTAGAGGAATCTTTCTAATAGTTCTCTGAAGCTCCTCTATCTGCTCCTTCTTAAATGAATCTTTATCTGGATATTCCATATGAAAATCAGGATGATTTCCTGATTCTATTTTCATGCAAGATGGGCATGTGTTACATGGACTATCTCCACCTCTCTGACACAATAATGTCTTTGCAAAAACCTTTGCTAGCTTTTCTTTTCCAATAGACTTAGGTCCTTCAAAAAGATAGCTATGGGAAACTGTATTATTTTTTATTGCATTTTTAAGATTTTCGATAATCTTTTCATGCCCTATTATATCATTAAAATCCATAATCAACCCTCACTACATGTATATGTCTAAAATCAATCCTCGTATATCATCTAGTCTCTTTAGTATTCTTATGTTGTCCTTTTCTTTAGATAATACGTCTTTCGTAAGCCCCTCTAATTCTTCATCTACTTTCTTTATAATACCATAAACTCTATGTCTTCCTCTACCATCTAAAAAGCTATCCTTTTTAAATTTAACCATTGAATCTACAGATTCCTTTAAGAATTCAGAAATTAAGGTCTTGTATGCTAAAACTTCTTTAATTGTAATATTTTTTGATAATCTATCTGCCTGCTTGTCTATTCTTTCGAGAAGTTTTTCAAGCCTTTCTTTTACAGTTAGCTCATCCACCCTATTTAATTCCTCTGTGAACTTAGACCTTTGAAGATCCTTCTTTTTTACATCCTGTGTGCTTGGCAAGTCAATTGCCTGAGTTGTTTTATTCATCACATCGTTTATTTTCATAAAAATCTCTCCTAAACCTTTTCAAATCTACTTATATCTACTACAAATATTGTAGCTCCTCCTACCTGGACCTCTACTGGATATGCCATATATATTCCAGATGACCAAGCAACAGGTGGAGGCGGAGTGGTAATCATCTTTCTAGATCTGCATAATTCCTCAATGATGCTAATGACACTATCTACTTCTTCTTTTTTCACCCCTATCAATAAGGTTGTATTTCCAGACTTCAAAAAACCTCCTGTTGATGCAAGCTTAGTAACACTATATCCCGTTTTCATCAGTTTATCCACAAGCCTAGGTGCATCTTCATCTTGAACTATGGCTATGACAAGCTTCATTTTTTACCCTCCTTTCATTTTTACAAGAATCTAATGAAATGTTAAACAAACTTCAAATCTAAGCAATAATTCTTAGCAAATGGGGATTAGAAATCCATTAAATAACTTACACTGTTTGAGCAAAGCTAGTTTGCAAGCTATAAAATCATTTGTATCCAAAACCGTGAGCATATATTTTATTATATTCGCTCATATCTATCAACATCTAATATGAAGATAGTTGCTCCCCCTACTTTTATGTTATAGGTATATGGCATATAAACATCTTCTACCAATGACATCGGGGTTGCAGGAGTTGTAACCTCCCTTGGCCTACATACCTTCTCTATTACTTTCACTAAATCCTCAACCTTATCATCATCTACTCCTATCAATAAGGTTGTATTTCCTGATTTCAAGAAGCCTCCTGTTGAAGCTAGCTTAGTAACTCTAAATCCTTCTTCAGTTAGTTTAGATACTAGATTAGCAGTATCTTCATCTTGAGTTATGGCAATAACAAGTTTCATTTTTCACTCCTCCTTAGATTTTTTCAAATAAATTATCTAGAGCGGCCTTTGCCTGTTGAAAAGTATCATTTTTAGTTTTTGTTGCATCTATTGTTTTAATTTTACCCTCGTATACTTCCATTAAACTGAGGTATCCCTCGTATACCTTTCTATGAAAATCTAGCTTCTCCCTTTCTAGTCTATCTCCTTGGTTCTTTTTAGTTTTTCTTCTAATAGCAATTTCCGGCGGTATATCAAAAAACAAAATTAAATCAGGCTCTACTCCTTGAATTGCAAAATCGTTGATTTCTTTAACCTTTTCTATACCAAGACCTCTGCCTATACCTTGATATACAAGACTTGACAATACAAATCTTTCGCATATTATCACTTTACCCTCATCTATTGCTGGACGTATCTTTTGGGAAACATGCTGCGCCCTTGAGGCTGCATACAGAAGAGCTTCTGTTACATATGACATGCTGGTATTATTATTATCAAGTATTATGTCTCTTATATCTTCACTTATTTTGGTTCCTCCTGGTTCTCTGGTAGTGATTACATCATATCCTTTTTCTTTTATATAATCTGCTAAAAATCTAGCTATTGTGCTTTTCCCTGAACCATCTGGCCCTTCTAAGGTTATAAATAGTCCCTTCATCTTATGATCATCCTTTCATTCTGCTCTTGCGTGATGCCTTTTATTCATTTACGATTTTTATCTTTTCTTTATTATAATCTAAAAACCCTAATATTTGTATATTATTTTTTTTCAGAGCTTCAATATATGAAATAATATCATCAGATATAGCTTCTCCAGGACATACTATGGGGATACCTGGTGGATATGGTATTATAAAATCTCCTGATATTTTTCCGCTGCTCTTAATAAATTCTATCTCTGCTTTTTCACTATGGAATGCATCATGTAATGATTTTTTGATGTCTGGCCTAATCTCCTTTATATCTATACTATTCAACTGCATATCTATATAGGAATATTTTTTTGCAATATCTTCAACTGAATAGGCTAGCCTTTCAAAATCCTTATCCTCATCTAGTATAGTAGCTAGTGCAAGCCCATAATAATAATCGCTCATCTCTAGTTGAATCTGATACTTTTCTCTTAATATTTCTTCTATGGATTTGCCTGTTATTCCGTTTATTTTCATGAGAAGCTTTGTATTATCAAAATCATATATTTGACTATCTCTTGAATCTTTATCTATTATATTAATTTTTTCTATTTGCTTCATATATGAGGTCCACTTTTCAATATTGTCAAGTAAGCTTTCCAGCTTGTCCTTCCCTTGACTATTCATGTAATCCACGGCAAAATCAATTGAAGCCATAAGTATATATGAGGGACTAGTAGTCTGGAAAACAGAAACCATTGTTCTAAGCTTTTCAACATCCACTCTTTCGGAGCCTACATGGATCATTGAGCTTTGAGTAAATGCTGGAAGAGTCTTATGCGTACTCTGTACTACTATGTCTGCTCCCGCATCTAGTGCAGATATAGGAAGCCTGTTATTAAATCTTAAGTGGCTGCCATGTGCCTCATCTACTATCAATATTTTATTATATTTGTGGACAATTTCAGCTATTCTTTTTATATCTGAACATATGCCATAATAGGTCGGATATGTGATTATTACTGCATCTATGTCTTTATCTAACGAAAGTTCCTTATCTATTTCCTCTGGTTCTAATGTGGTCGTAATATTTTTCTCCTTGCTGTACCTAGGATAAATATATTTTGGAGTTATCCTGCCAAGTATAAGAGCATTGTATACGGCTCTATGACAGTCTCTTTGTATCAAAGCCTTGCCTCCTGGTTTAACTGCTG is part of the Proteiniborus sp. MB09-C3 genome and encodes:
- the holB gene encoding DNA polymerase III subunit delta' — protein: MDFNDIIGHEKIIENLKNAIKNNTVSHSYLFEGPKSIGKEKLAKVFAKTLLCQRGGDSPCNTCPSCMKIESGNHPDFHMEYPDKDSFKKEQIEELQRTIRKIPLESNRKIYILDDVDKMTQQAQNSFLKTLEEPPGYAIIMLLATNGYSLLPTIVSRCQIVKFTPIERHKIEKALVNNFGRSEEQARFIASFSNGIIGKAIELSKSDDFKLLRDEIIEKLNTVINGDKLKIFSISEFFEQNKELIDEVMDIILLWYRDLLIYKETKNVGFLINKDKADSISYQCQKLSKQKIMDILDVVRRTKEDIHSNVNFQLAIEVMLLNIQEV
- a CDS encoding YaaR family protein translates to MKINDVMNKTTQAIDLPSTQDVKKKDLQRSKFTEELNRVDELTVKERLEKLLERIDKQADRLSKNITIKEVLAYKTLISEFLKESVDSMVKFKKDSFLDGRGRHRVYGIIKKVDEELEGLTKDVLSKEKDNIRILKRLDDIRGLILDIYM
- a CDS encoding cyclic-di-AMP receptor codes for the protein MKLVIAIVQDEDAPRLVDKLMKTGYSVTKLASTGGFLKSGNTTLLIGVKKEEVDSVISIIEELCRSRKMITTPPPPVAWSSGIYMAYPVEVQVGGATIFVVDISRFEKV
- a CDS encoding cyclic-di-AMP receptor, whose amino-acid sequence is MKLVIAITQDEDTANLVSKLTEEGFRVTKLASTGGFLKSGNTTLLIGVDDDKVEDLVKVIEKVCRPREVTTPATPMSLVEDVYMPYTYNIKVGGATIFILDVDRYERI
- the tmk gene encoding dTMP kinase; amino-acid sequence: MKGLFITLEGPDGSGKSTIARFLADYIKEKGYDVITTREPGGTKISEDIRDIILDNNNTSMSYVTEALLYAASRAQHVSQKIRPAIDEGKVIICERFVLSSLVYQGIGRGLGIEKVKEINDFAIQGVEPDLILFFDIPPEIAIRRKTKKNQGDRLEREKLDFHRKVYEGYLSLMEVYEGKIKTIDATKTKNDTFQQAKAALDNLFEKI
- a CDS encoding aminotransferase class V-fold PLP-dependent enzyme, translating into MKTPIINGLKKYTLENNKRFHMPGHKGKELLKFLGELIPEIDVTEVEGTDNLHNPSTIIYESQKLAAKVFGAKETFYSVNGTTGGLHGAITSAVKPGGKALIQRDCHRAVYNALILGRITPKYIYPRYSKEKNITTTLEPEEIDKELSLDKDIDAVIITYPTYYGICSDIKRIAEIVHKYNKILIVDEAHGSHLRFNNRLPISALDAGADIVVQSTHKTLPAFTQSSMIHVGSERVDVEKLRTMVSVFQTTSPSYILMASIDFAVDYMNSQGKDKLESLLDNIEKWTSYMKQIEKINIIDKDSRDSQIYDFDNTKLLMKINGITGKSIEEILREKYQIQLEMSDYYYGLALATILDEDKDFERLAYSVEDIAKKYSYIDMQLNSIDIKEIRPDIKKSLHDAFHSEKAEIEFIKSSGKISGDFIIPYPPGIPIVCPGEAISDDIISYIEALKKNNIQILGFLDYNKEKIKIVNE